A genomic window from Variovorax paradoxus includes:
- a CDS encoding Nif3-like dinuclear metal center hexameric protein, which yields MSTTRHELLHAFDLLLAPGRFKDYGPNGLQVEGRTVVRKIVSGVTASRALIEAAIHAEADAIFVHHGLFWRGQDGCVTGWMKQRLSLLLGDDVNLFAYHLPLDAHPELGNNAQLGLKLGLVAHAGSTGRFGEQELGFLGTPENGESFANAKALATHVESVLKRPVTLVDTAHRAIKNVAWCTGGAQGYFEAAIAAGADAFITGEISEPQAHYAREMGVAFLACGHHATERYGAPAVAGHVAAQLGLKHEFIDIDNPA from the coding sequence ATGAGCACCACCCGCCACGAACTGCTCCACGCATTCGACCTGCTGCTGGCCCCCGGGCGCTTCAAGGACTACGGACCCAACGGCCTGCAGGTCGAAGGGCGCACCGTGGTCCGCAAGATCGTCTCGGGCGTAACTGCCAGCCGCGCCCTGATCGAGGCCGCGATCCACGCCGAGGCCGACGCCATCTTCGTTCACCACGGCCTCTTCTGGCGTGGCCAGGACGGCTGCGTCACCGGCTGGATGAAGCAGCGCCTGAGCCTGCTGCTGGGCGACGACGTCAATCTGTTCGCCTATCACCTGCCGCTCGACGCGCACCCCGAGCTCGGCAACAACGCGCAGCTCGGCCTGAAGCTGGGGCTCGTGGCCCATGCCGGCTCGACCGGGCGCTTCGGCGAGCAGGAACTGGGCTTTCTCGGCACGCCGGAAAACGGCGAGAGCTTCGCCAATGCCAAGGCGCTTGCCACGCATGTCGAAAGCGTTCTGAAAAGGCCGGTCACGCTCGTCGACACGGCGCATCGCGCTATCAAAAACGTAGCTTGGTGCACGGGCGGTGCGCAGGGCTACTTCGAGGCTGCCATCGCGGCCGGCGCCGATGCCTTCATCACCGGCGAAATCTCGGAGCCCCAGGCCCACTACGCACGCGAGATGGGCGTGGCCTTCCTGGCCTGCGGGCACCACGCCACCGAACGCTACGGCGCGCCGGCGGTGGCCGGGCATGTGGCGGCGCAGCTCGGGCTGAAGCACGAGTTCATCGACATCGACAACCCGGCATGA
- a CDS encoding MFS transporter yields MTSEATFPDGAQPAPARTLDSSDYKTLGLSALGGTLEFYDFVIYVFFATVLGALFFPVDMPDWLRQLQTFGIFAAGYLARPVGGIVIAHFGDIFGRKRMFTLSIFLMAAPTLVIGLLPTYASIGVAAPLLLLAMRVLQGAAIGGEMPGAWVFVGEHVPAKRYGFGIGMLTSGITGGILLGSLIAVAINRHYSPEQVSDFAWRIPFILGGVFGLVSVYLRRFLHETPVFKELAGRRSVAREMPLRTVLREHRVACVYVALLTWVLSAAIVVVVLYTPTYLQKVHHIPAALALEANALATLTLTLGCMLTGWASDRIGTRTVMLVGWGGLFVTAYLFYSGLPGTPATLFWHYGLVGLFVGTIATVPIAGVRAFPAPVRFTGLSFAYNMSYAVFGGLTPVILTLWLQRDTMAPAHYVAVLAALGFLLAFLPLAARGHAMRDGAAPAGGATMVR; encoded by the coding sequence ATGACTTCAGAAGCAACCTTCCCGGACGGCGCGCAGCCGGCGCCGGCACGCACGCTCGACTCGAGCGACTACAAGACCCTCGGCCTGTCCGCCCTCGGCGGCACGCTGGAGTTCTACGACTTCGTCATCTACGTGTTCTTCGCCACCGTGCTGGGGGCGCTGTTCTTCCCGGTCGACATGCCCGACTGGCTGCGGCAGCTGCAGACCTTCGGCATCTTTGCGGCCGGCTACCTCGCGCGCCCGGTGGGCGGCATCGTCATCGCGCATTTCGGCGACATCTTTGGCCGCAAGCGCATGTTCACGCTGTCGATCTTCCTGATGGCGGCGCCCACGCTGGTAATCGGCCTGCTGCCGACCTACGCGAGCATCGGCGTCGCGGCACCCCTGCTGCTGCTGGCGATGCGCGTGCTGCAGGGCGCGGCCATCGGCGGCGAGATGCCCGGCGCCTGGGTGTTCGTGGGCGAGCACGTGCCAGCCAAGCGCTATGGCTTCGGCATCGGCATGCTGACTTCGGGCATCACCGGCGGCATCCTGCTGGGCTCGCTGATTGCGGTGGCCATCAACCGCCACTATTCGCCCGAGCAGGTGAGCGACTTCGCCTGGCGCATTCCCTTCATCCTGGGCGGCGTGTTCGGGCTGGTGTCGGTGTACCTGCGCCGCTTCCTGCACGAGACGCCGGTGTTCAAGGAGCTGGCCGGCCGCCGCAGCGTGGCGCGCGAGATGCCGCTGCGCACCGTGCTGCGCGAGCACCGCGTGGCCTGCGTGTACGTGGCGCTGCTGACCTGGGTGCTGTCGGCTGCCATCGTGGTCGTGGTGCTGTACACGCCCACCTACCTGCAGAAGGTGCACCACATTCCCGCCGCACTGGCGCTCGAGGCCAACGCGCTCGCCACGCTCACGCTGACGCTGGGCTGCATGCTGACCGGCTGGGCCAGCGACCGCATCGGCACGCGCACCGTGATGCTTGTCGGCTGGGGCGGCCTGTTCGTTACGGCCTATCTGTTCTACAGCGGGCTGCCCGGCACGCCGGCCACGCTGTTCTGGCACTACGGGCTGGTGGGGCTGTTCGTGGGCACCATCGCCACCGTGCCGATCGCAGGCGTGCGCGCCTTCCCGGCACCGGTGCGCTTCACCGGGCTTTCGTTCGCCTACAACATGTCTTACGCGGTCTTCGGCGGGCTCACGCCGGTGATCCTCACGCTCTGGCTGCAGCGCGACACGATGGCGCCGGCGCACTACGTCGCGGTGCTGGCCGCTCTGGGCTTCCTGCTGGCGTTTCTGCCCCTGGCCGCGCGCGGCCATGCGATGCGCGATGGCGCGGCCCCCGCGGGCGGCGCGACAATGGTGCGATGA
- the petA gene encoding ubiquinol-cytochrome c reductase iron-sulfur subunit, with protein sequence MSDMTSGSPRIDTSKRTWLIASSCAGVVGGVATAVPFVSTFQPSEKAKAAGAAVEVDISGLKVGEKITVEWRGKPVWILKRTPAQIAELPKLDGQLADPLSKRHPDEFTPKYAQNEHRSIKPDVLVVVGICTHLGCSPTDRFQAGPQPSLPNDWEGGFLCPCHGSTFDLAGRVFKNKPAPDNLPVPPHMYLSDTKLLIGEDSKKA encoded by the coding sequence ATGAGTGACATGACCTCCGGCTCGCCCCGGATCGACACCAGCAAGCGGACGTGGTTGATTGCATCCAGTTGCGCCGGCGTGGTGGGCGGCGTGGCAACCGCCGTTCCCTTTGTGAGCACTTTCCAGCCTTCCGAGAAGGCCAAGGCCGCGGGCGCCGCGGTCGAGGTCGATATTTCGGGCCTCAAGGTCGGCGAGAAAATCACCGTCGAATGGCGCGGCAAGCCGGTCTGGATCCTCAAGCGCACCCCCGCGCAGATCGCCGAACTTCCCAAGCTGGACGGCCAGTTGGCCGACCCCCTCTCCAAGCGTCACCCCGACGAATTCACCCCCAAGTACGCGCAGAACGAGCACCGCTCGATCAAGCCCGACGTGCTGGTCGTGGTCGGCATCTGCACCCACCTGGGCTGCTCGCCGACCGACCGCTTCCAGGCCGGTCCGCAGCCTTCGCTGCCGAACGACTGGGAAGGCGGCTTCCTCTGCCCCTGCCACGGTTCCACTTTCGACCTGGCCGGCCGAGTCTTCAAGAACAAGCCCGCGCCCGACAACCTGCCGGTGCCGCCGCACATGTACCTGTCGGACACCAAGCTCCTGATCGGTGAAGACTCCAAGAAGGCCTGA
- a CDS encoding trypsin-like peptidase domain-containing protein, translated as MKRTWLLFAQAVTVLLAAYFVVATLKPEWINKRATSLGGVVSIVEAPAGNPGVTTPGSLSVPAKKASPAVVSINTSKAAQRHPRSNDPWFRFFFGDQDDQPQVGLGSGVIVSPDGYILTNNHVVEGADEIEVTLNDSRHARGKVIGTDPDTDLAVLKIELDKLPVIVLGDSDALQVGDQVLAIGNPFGVGQTVTSGIVSALGRNQLGINNFENFIQTDAAINPGNSGGALIDVNGNLQGINTAIYSRSGGSMGIGFAIPVSMAKIVLEGIVKEGQVRRGWIGVEPSDLSPELAETFGVKADAGVIITGVLQNGPAAKAGIRPGDVITSVGEKKTDNVQALLTAVAGLKPGSTSRFALQRGSDKMELDVTPGLRPKSPVRQVPPSQPE; from the coding sequence ATGAAACGCACCTGGCTGCTCTTCGCCCAAGCCGTGACCGTCCTGCTCGCGGCCTACTTCGTCGTCGCGACGCTCAAGCCCGAGTGGATCAACAAGCGCGCGACCTCGCTGGGCGGCGTGGTGTCGATCGTCGAGGCGCCGGCCGGCAACCCGGGCGTGACAACGCCCGGCAGCCTGAGCGTGCCGGCCAAGAAGGCCTCCCCGGCGGTGGTGAGCATCAACACCAGCAAGGCCGCGCAGCGCCATCCGCGCAGCAACGACCCGTGGTTCCGCTTCTTCTTCGGCGACCAGGACGACCAGCCCCAGGTGGGCCTGGGCAGCGGCGTGATCGTGAGCCCCGACGGCTACATCCTCACCAACAACCACGTGGTCGAGGGCGCCGACGAGATCGAAGTGACGCTGAACGACAGCCGCCATGCGCGCGGCAAGGTGATCGGCACCGACCCCGACACCGACCTGGCCGTGCTGAAGATCGAGCTCGACAAGCTGCCGGTGATCGTGCTGGGCGATTCCGACGCGCTGCAGGTGGGCGACCAGGTGCTGGCCATCGGCAACCCCTTCGGCGTGGGCCAGACCGTGACCAGCGGCATCGTCTCGGCGCTGGGCCGCAACCAGCTCGGCATCAACAACTTCGAGAACTTCATCCAGACCGACGCAGCCATCAACCCCGGCAACTCGGGTGGCGCGCTGATCGACGTCAACGGCAACCTGCAGGGCATCAACACCGCGATCTACTCGCGCTCGGGCGGCAGCATGGGCATCGGCTTCGCCATTCCGGTGTCGATGGCCAAGATCGTGCTCGAAGGGATCGTGAAGGAAGGCCAGGTTCGCCGCGGCTGGATCGGCGTGGAGCCGAGCGACCTGTCGCCCGAACTCGCCGAAACCTTCGGCGTGAAGGCGGACGCGGGCGTGATCATCACCGGCGTGCTGCAGAACGGCCCGGCCGCCAAGGCCGGCATCCGCCCGGGTGACGTGATCACCTCGGTAGGCGAGAAGAAGACGGACAACGTGCAGGCGCTGCTGACCGCGGTGGCCGGCCTGAAGCCCGGCAGCACCTCGCGGTTCGCGCTGCAGCGCGGCAGCGACAAGATGGAGCTGGATGTGACGCCGGGCCTGCGCCCGAAGAGCCCGGTCCGGCAGGTACCGCCGAGTCAGCCCGAATAA
- a CDS encoding response regulator transcription factor — translation MEMNMQYAAVARHVPSAAQLYGGVFHAALIVADDSIAADRMRRILAELAPHRRVVIASGRAEALNLLAALPYDLVLVDMRLPGNDGAALLHHVRQAYPRIESIGMSATDDQELVNAAIAAGAIGYLLTEADDAELAYLLRSIERGGSPMDSRIARRILGSIAAYAKARTIEPIRVQAPVPSSSSEQASSARLPQGLLSPRELKVLRLIAQGWSNRQIADAVYLSVNTIEFHAKSIYRKLSVKSRTQAVHEAMQHGLLN, via the coding sequence ATGGAAATGAACATGCAATACGCCGCCGTCGCGCGGCATGTGCCATCGGCCGCGCAGTTGTATGGCGGCGTTTTTCACGCAGCGTTGATCGTCGCGGACGATTCCATCGCCGCCGACCGCATGCGGCGTATCCTCGCCGAACTCGCACCGCATCGCCGCGTGGTGATCGCGTCAGGCCGGGCCGAGGCGCTCAACCTGCTGGCGGCATTGCCCTATGACCTCGTGCTGGTCGACATGCGGCTGCCGGGCAACGACGGCGCCGCGCTGCTTCATCATGTGCGCCAGGCCTATCCGCGCATCGAGAGCATCGGCATGTCGGCAACCGACGACCAGGAACTCGTGAACGCAGCAATCGCTGCCGGCGCCATCGGCTACCTGCTGACTGAAGCCGACGACGCCGAACTCGCATATCTGCTGCGCTCCATCGAGCGCGGCGGCTCGCCGATGGATTCGCGCATCGCGCGGCGCATCCTCGGCTCGATTGCCGCCTACGCGAAGGCGCGCACCATCGAGCCCATCCGCGTCCAGGCCCCGGTGCCGTCGTCGTCGTCGGAGCAGGCTTCTTCCGCCAGGCTGCCGCAGGGCCTGCTGTCGCCACGGGAACTCAAGGTGCTGCGCCTCATCGCACAGGGCTGGAGCAACCGGCAGATCGCGGATGCGGTCTATCTGTCGGTCAACACCATCGAGTTTCATGCGAAGAGCATCTATCGCAAACTTTCCGTCAAGTCGCGGACCCAGGCGGTCCACGAGGCGATGCAGCACGGCCTTCTGAACTGA
- the mscL gene encoding large conductance mechanosensitive channel protein MscL, which produces MSILSEFKEFAVKGNVIDLAVGVIIGAAFGKIVDSLVADIIMPLVGVVFGKLDFSNLYVVLGTAPAGVANTLADLKKAGVPVLAYGNFITIAVNFVILAFIIFIMVKQINRLKRNEEPAPAAAPETPEDVVLLREIRDSLKRP; this is translated from the coding sequence ATGAGCATCCTCAGTGAATTCAAGGAATTTGCCGTCAAGGGCAATGTCATCGACCTCGCGGTCGGCGTGATCATCGGTGCAGCGTTCGGCAAGATCGTCGACTCGCTCGTGGCCGACATCATCATGCCGCTGGTCGGCGTGGTGTTCGGCAAGCTCGACTTCTCCAACCTCTATGTGGTGCTGGGCACAGCGCCCGCCGGTGTGGCGAACACGCTGGCAGACCTGAAGAAAGCCGGCGTTCCGGTGCTGGCGTATGGCAACTTCATCACCATCGCTGTCAACTTCGTGATCCTGGCCTTCATCATCTTCATCATGGTCAAGCAGATCAACCGCCTGAAGCGCAACGAAGAGCCGGCACCGGCCGCGGCCCCCGAGACACCCGAAGACGTGGTGCTGCTGCGCGAGATCCGCGACAGCCTCAAGCGCCCCTGA
- the tatB gene encoding Sec-independent protein translocase protein TatB, translated as MLDLGIEKLALIGVVALIVIGPEKLPRVARTVGTLLGKAQRYVNDVKAEVNRSMELDELRKMKTTVEDAARDVEHSIHTGASEFEKQFSGSGETLSALAEPEPSPPEYKHPRKNWRLKQGATPQWYKARNGVRTKALSGAARVARFRPHKSN; from the coding sequence GTGCTCGACCTCGGCATTGAGAAGCTGGCGCTGATCGGCGTCGTGGCGCTGATCGTCATCGGCCCGGAAAAGCTGCCGCGCGTGGCCCGCACCGTTGGCACCCTGCTTGGCAAGGCGCAGCGCTACGTGAACGACGTCAAGGCCGAAGTCAACCGCTCGATGGAGCTCGACGAGCTCCGCAAGATGAAGACTACCGTCGAGGATGCGGCGCGCGACGTCGAGCACAGCATCCACACGGGCGCGAGCGAATTCGAGAAGCAGTTCAGCGGTTCGGGCGAAACCCTCTCGGCGCTGGCCGAACCCGAGCCATCGCCGCCCGAATACAAGCACCCCCGCAAGAACTGGCGCCTGAAACAGGGCGCCACGCCGCAGTGGTACAAGGCGCGCAACGGCGTGCGCACCAAGGCGCTGTCGGGTGCCGCGCGCGTCGCCCGCTTCCGTCCGCACAAGAGCAACTAG
- the pdxA gene encoding 4-hydroxythreonine-4-phosphate dehydrogenase PdxA, producing the protein MSGAIAITLGDPAGIGPEIIAKAFRDASDATRGAFVAGDVSTMRQASQALAGPGQLAWPVLEIESVAEAATVPPGCIPVLQVIAPPSHIETGRISAEAGRVAGECVIWAARAALRGEIGAIVTAPLHKEALSAAGFPYPGHTELLQAEAAAHLGRTVAHVPVRMMLANDELRTVLVSIHMSLRHAIEAVRFEGVLETLRITHRALTHALGRAPRIGVAGLNPHAGEGGLFGSEEREIIAPAIEAARAEGIDASGPYAPDTVFMRARAKHGVPSSGEFDVVVAMYHDQGLIPVKYLGVEKGVNVTLGLPLVRTSPDHGTAFDIAGTGLADASSLVEALRMARVLKGA; encoded by the coding sequence ATGAGCGGTGCCATTGCCATCACCTTGGGGGATCCCGCGGGCATCGGCCCCGAGATCATCGCCAAGGCGTTTCGCGATGCGTCTGACGCCACGCGCGGTGCCTTCGTCGCTGGCGACGTGAGCACGATGCGCCAGGCCTCGCAGGCTCTGGCCGGACCGGGACAGCTGGCCTGGCCGGTGCTCGAGATCGAATCCGTCGCCGAAGCCGCGACCGTGCCGCCGGGCTGCATTCCTGTGCTGCAAGTGATCGCGCCACCTTCGCACATCGAGACGGGCCGCATCAGCGCCGAAGCCGGCCGTGTTGCGGGCGAGTGCGTGATCTGGGCCGCACGGGCCGCACTGCGCGGCGAGATCGGTGCCATCGTGACCGCGCCGCTGCACAAGGAAGCGCTGTCGGCCGCCGGCTTCCCGTACCCCGGCCACACCGAGCTGCTCCAGGCAGAGGCGGCCGCGCACCTGGGCCGCACCGTGGCCCACGTGCCGGTGCGCATGATGCTGGCCAACGACGAGCTGCGCACCGTGCTCGTCAGCATCCACATGTCGCTGCGCCACGCCATCGAGGCGGTGCGTTTCGAGGGCGTGCTCGAAACCCTGCGCATCACGCACCGCGCGCTGACGCATGCGCTGGGCCGCGCGCCGCGCATCGGCGTGGCGGGCCTCAACCCGCATGCGGGCGAGGGCGGTCTGTTCGGTTCGGAAGAGCGCGAGATCATCGCGCCGGCCATCGAGGCTGCGCGCGCCGAAGGCATCGACGCCAGCGGGCCCTATGCGCCCGACACGGTCTTCATGCGCGCACGCGCCAAGCACGGCGTGCCCTCCAGCGGCGAGTTCGACGTGGTGGTTGCGATGTACCACGACCAGGGCCTGATCCCGGTCAAGTACCTGGGTGTGGAGAAGGGCGTGAACGTGACGCTGGGCTTGCCGCTGGTGCGCACCAGCCCCGATCACGGCACCGCGTTCGACATCGCGGGAACGGGGCTGGCCGATGCGTCGAGCCTCGTCGAGGCGCTGCGCATGGCCCGGGTGCTCAAGGGAGCTTGA
- the tatA gene encoding Sec-independent protein translocase subunit TatA produces MGSFSIWHWLIVLLVVVMIFGTKKLRNMGSDLGGAVKGFKDGMKDGGSSDAAAASSAPAQQVTGQPANSDKPTIDVEARQKS; encoded by the coding sequence ATGGGTTCTTTTTCCATCTGGCACTGGCTGATCGTGCTGCTCGTAGTGGTCATGATCTTCGGCACCAAGAAGCTGCGGAACATGGGTTCGGATCTTGGCGGCGCCGTCAAGGGCTTCAAGGACGGCATGAAGGACGGCGGCTCGTCCGACGCTGCCGCCGCTTCGTCGGCCCCCGCCCAGCAAGTGACCGGCCAGCCGGCCAACAGCGACAAGCCGACGATCGACGTCGAAGCGCGTCAGAAGTCCTGA
- a CDS encoding tetratricopeptide repeat protein — protein sequence MNSPSLAPAPSTSAADAGSLLEQGLVLHRVGRFAEAIQVYEALLSRFPEHADALHLTGEALYRQGRPKLALNYVNRAIARSPHHFYFNTRATIFMHMGLPAEAQQDLRRAIKALPNYPEAYVNLSAVYRQQKKFRQAREAAAEATRLAPQAPAAWNNAGAIDMEQNRFDEAIAQFRQALALDPGYAAAHKNIGKIRAHQKDWAAALDSYERAAADPQDCEAAFMLSRALQSCGRTEEAIAPMQRAMRNWPPEERHKALSDPEGVAALYGVCGALEGVSMRFAESAELYKLALESLPEHELLLNNLGTVNFRLGHFDTAIEVLKKALEVHPRQVLARCNLGVTYVMAGQSEAAIAEFEQCLRDDPDFMPAMVWMLGEKAHIADWNGVPELRARIAALLDNPNNDQTVSSFILMSNYDDARRLMNWTQRSATLADRNTGIRPFADAGARRTAPRIRVGYYSFDFRNHPVAHLTAELYGQHDRKDFEIFVYSYGPDDGHPARARIAASAEHFVDMHGQSIQQMAERIREDEIDILIDLSGDTRGAKPQVMAYHAAPAQLMWLGYMGTSGTPNYDYLVSDNFLSPPGTEDCYTEKLLRLPETFQVIDTKRSVNPHKATRAERGLPEDAFVLCNFSQSFKIQPETFEAWVRIVQGIPNSVLWLAQGPHGFERNLRAQWDKAGLPAERLIVSPRMPVDQHLARIGLADLFIDTFPYSSGATANDVLWSGVPLLALTGTTMVSRMAGSLLGAIGLPELVATNHDEYVQNATHYATHPEELAALRARLAAAKDARRGYFDTPRFVRHLEDGFRQIAARSREGLPAAHVDVAPRSLEK from the coding sequence ATGAACTCACCTTCTCTCGCCCCCGCACCCTCCACATCGGCAGCAGATGCCGGCAGCCTTCTGGAACAGGGACTGGTGCTGCACCGGGTGGGCCGTTTCGCCGAAGCCATCCAGGTCTACGAAGCCCTGCTGTCGCGCTTTCCGGAGCATGCCGACGCGCTGCACCTGACGGGCGAAGCGCTGTACCGGCAAGGACGCCCGAAGCTGGCGCTGAACTACGTGAACCGCGCAATCGCGCGGTCGCCGCACCACTTTTACTTCAACACCCGCGCGACGATCTTCATGCACATGGGCCTGCCGGCCGAAGCGCAGCAAGACCTTCGCCGCGCGATCAAGGCGCTGCCGAACTATCCCGAGGCCTACGTGAACCTGTCGGCGGTGTACCGCCAGCAGAAGAAGTTCCGCCAGGCCCGCGAGGCCGCGGCCGAAGCCACGCGGCTCGCACCGCAGGCGCCCGCGGCATGGAACAACGCCGGCGCAATCGACATGGAGCAGAACCGCTTCGACGAAGCGATCGCGCAGTTCCGCCAGGCGCTCGCGCTCGACCCGGGCTATGCAGCCGCGCACAAGAACATCGGCAAGATCCGCGCGCACCAGAAAGACTGGGCCGCCGCGCTCGACTCGTACGAGCGGGCCGCGGCCGACCCGCAGGATTGCGAGGCCGCCTTCATGCTCTCAAGGGCGCTGCAGAGTTGCGGCCGCACCGAGGAGGCAATCGCGCCCATGCAGCGCGCCATGCGCAACTGGCCGCCCGAGGAGCGCCACAAGGCACTGTCCGACCCCGAAGGCGTGGCCGCGCTGTACGGCGTGTGCGGCGCGCTCGAGGGCGTGTCGATGCGTTTTGCAGAATCGGCTGAGCTCTACAAGCTAGCGCTGGAAAGCCTGCCCGAGCACGAGCTGCTGCTGAACAACCTGGGCACGGTGAACTTCCGGCTCGGCCATTTCGACACTGCCATCGAAGTGCTCAAGAAGGCACTCGAAGTGCATCCGCGCCAGGTGCTCGCACGCTGCAACCTGGGCGTGACCTATGTGATGGCCGGCCAGTCGGAGGCGGCCATCGCGGAGTTCGAGCAGTGCCTGCGCGACGACCCCGACTTCATGCCGGCCATGGTGTGGATGCTGGGCGAAAAGGCGCACATCGCCGACTGGAACGGCGTGCCCGAGCTGCGCGCCAGGATCGCGGCGCTGCTGGACAACCCGAACAACGACCAGACCGTGTCGTCGTTCATCCTGATGTCGAACTACGACGATGCGCGCCGGCTGATGAACTGGACCCAGCGCTCCGCCACGCTGGCCGACCGGAACACGGGCATCAGGCCTTTCGCCGATGCCGGCGCGCGCCGCACGGCGCCGCGCATTCGCGTGGGCTACTACTCGTTCGACTTCCGCAACCACCCGGTCGCGCACCTGACGGCCGAGCTGTACGGCCAGCATGACCGGAAAGATTTCGAAATCTTCGTCTACTCCTACGGTCCGGACGACGGGCACCCGGCGCGGGCGCGCATCGCCGCGTCGGCCGAGCACTTCGTCGACATGCACGGCCAGTCGATCCAGCAGATGGCCGAGCGCATCCGCGAGGACGAGATCGACATCCTGATCGACCTCTCGGGCGACACGCGCGGCGCCAAGCCGCAGGTCATGGCCTACCACGCGGCGCCGGCGCAGCTCATGTGGCTGGGCTACATGGGCACCAGCGGCACGCCGAACTACGACTACCTGGTGTCCGACAACTTCCTCTCGCCGCCGGGCACGGAAGACTGCTACACCGAGAAGCTGCTGCGCCTGCCCGAGACCTTCCAGGTGATCGACACGAAGCGGTCCGTCAATCCGCACAAGGCCACGCGCGCCGAGCGCGGCCTGCCCGAAGACGCCTTCGTGCTTTGCAACTTCTCGCAGTCGTTCAAGATCCAGCCCGAGACCTTCGAGGCGTGGGTGCGCATCGTGCAGGGCATTCCGAACTCGGTGCTGTGGCTGGCACAGGGCCCGCACGGCTTCGAGCGCAACCTGCGCGCGCAATGGGACAAGGCGGGCCTGCCGGCCGAGCGCCTGATCGTGTCGCCGCGCATGCCGGTCGACCAGCATCTGGCGCGCATCGGCCTGGCCGACCTGTTCATCGACACCTTCCCCTACAGCAGCGGTGCCACAGCGAACGACGTGTTGTGGTCGGGCGTGCCGCTGCTGGCGCTCACGGGCACGACGATGGTGTCGCGCATGGCGGGCAGTCTGCTCGGCGCCATCGGGCTGCCGGAGCTGGTGGCCACGAACCACGACGAGTACGTGCAGAACGCCACCCACTACGCCACGCATCCGGAGGAGCTGGCGGCGCTGCGCGCACGGCTCGCGGCGGCCAAGGACGCGCGCCGCGGCTACTTCGACACGCCGCGCTTCGTGCGCCATCTCGAGGACGGCTTCAGGCAAATTGCCGCGCGCAGTCGTGAAGGGTTGCCGGCCGCGCATGTCGATGTTGCGCCACGCTCGCTGGAGAAGTGA
- the tatC gene encoding twin-arginine translocase subunit TatC: MADSDNKNKDKEDELAGTEQPFVAHLVELRDRLLYCVYGLVVAGILLAIWPGPGGLIDLIAMPIKAHMPHDAKLIAIGVFSPFFVPLKVLMMAAVLLALPWLMYQAWMFIAPGLYSHEKKFALPLIFFGSLLAYAGIAFVQLFVLDKMFSFIQRFAPSAVQATPDISSYVEAILSLYIAFGVAFQVPIVVMLLVRFEMVTIEKLKSFRGYFIVVAFVVAAVLTPPDVVSQLALAVPMCLLYEVGIIGARYFASSGKKSEEEESADSAQS, encoded by the coding sequence ATGGCCGATTCCGACAACAAGAACAAAGACAAAGAAGACGAGCTGGCGGGCACCGAACAGCCGTTCGTGGCGCACCTGGTCGAGCTTCGCGACCGCCTGCTCTACTGCGTCTACGGCCTCGTGGTCGCGGGCATCCTGTTGGCCATCTGGCCTGGCCCGGGCGGGCTGATCGACCTGATCGCGATGCCGATCAAGGCGCACATGCCGCACGACGCGAAGCTGATCGCCATCGGCGTGTTCTCGCCGTTCTTCGTGCCGCTCAAGGTGCTGATGATGGCGGCCGTGCTGCTGGCGCTGCCCTGGCTCATGTACCAGGCGTGGATGTTCATCGCGCCGGGGCTCTACAGCCATGAAAAGAAATTTGCGCTGCCGCTGATCTTCTTCGGCAGCCTGCTGGCCTATGCGGGCATCGCGTTCGTGCAGCTCTTCGTGCTGGACAAGATGTTCAGCTTCATCCAGCGCTTTGCACCGTCCGCGGTGCAGGCAACGCCCGACATTTCCTCGTACGTCGAGGCGATCCTGTCGCTCTACATCGCCTTCGGCGTGGCCTTCCAGGTGCCCATCGTCGTGATGCTGCTGGTGCGCTTCGAGATGGTGACCATCGAGAAGCTGAAGTCCTTCCGTGGCTACTTCATCGTGGTCGCATTCGTCGTTGCCGCGGTGCTCACGCCGCCCGACGTGGTGTCGCAGCTGGCGCTGGCGGTGCCGATGTGCCTCCTGTACGAGGTGGGCATCATCGGTGCCAGGTACTTCGCCAGTTCCGGCAAGAAGTCCGAGGAAGAGGAAAGCGCTGATTCAGCGCAATCCTGA